From the genome of Nicotiana sylvestris chromosome 2, ASM39365v2, whole genome shotgun sequence, one region includes:
- the LOC138885255 gene encoding uncharacterized protein, which produces MVTNTSSVEEQLANLTEAIAGLTKFMQNQEARIDKLTDMVGILMEEESTHAPGKLPEVQGSDSPPRQVASTKVIPVSSEEIIPIDQLKEFIEGTIKNKYEVAAKSSLTYTSYDVLLGRPWIHENKVVPSTYHQYLKYYEGEVEKKIVADNEPFTEAASHFVDAKFYLKNRIVKELKADDVIKSKNDEPTTKRAKVTTGRVKDITEEELTLSVKRIEAVKLSLKPLAGFVAQNRLQNVALPTKRTDEGFDPNAYRLFAKVGYNPNEPSKLGKLPSQATTRQPREVYTKERDEDEENVGSSYHITVQGENGVPSSMEDNAELEDVSPCYHISFNDGDPQEDEDVKDAPPELEEGVKTTIDTLKEVNFGTDEEPRPTYLSALLEADEERTYIELLKEFRDVFAWSYKEIPGLDTKVAVHHLAVKNGARPVKQAQRHFRPDLVPLIETEINKLIEDGFICEVKYPTWVSRLSL; this is translated from the exons atggtgacaaacacttcatctgtggaggagcagttggcaaacttaACGGAAGCAATTGCTGGCTTGACCAAAttcatgcaaaatcaagaggctagaattgacaagctaacagacatggtgggaatcttgatggaagaagaatccacccatgcacctggtaagctcccagaagttcaagggagtgactctcccccaagacaagTAGCATCCACTAAGGTtatccctgtctcatctgaagagatcattccaatcgatcaactgaaggagttcattgaaggaaccattaagaacaaatatgaagttgctgccaaatcctcccttacatat ACTTCATACGACGtcttgcttggaaggccttggatacatgagaacaaggtggttccatctacctaccatcaatatttgaaatactacgagggtgaagtcgagaagaagatagttgctgataatgagccattcaccgaggctgcATCACACTTCgtcgatgcaaagttctacttgaagaaccgcattgtgaaggagctAAAAGCAGATGATGTCATAAAAAGCAAGAATGACGAGCCCACAACTAAAAGAGCCAAAGTGACTACTGGTAGAGTCAAAGATATTACTGAGGAG gagttaactctttcggtaaaacgaattgaggcagtaaagttgtcctTAAAGCCACTTGCAGGGTTTGTGGCCCAAAatcgtttgcagaatgtggcactccctacaaagcgaacggatgaaggttttgatcctaacgcCTATAGGCTATTTGCAAAAGttggatacaatcccaatgagccaTCAAAGTTAGGGAAACTCCCATCACAAGCTACAACAaggcaaccacgtgaag tcTACACTAAGGAGCGTGACGAAGATGAAGAAAATGTGGGTTCCTCGTATCATATTACTGTACAAGGCGAGAATGGTGTTCCATCTTCAATGGAGGATAATGcagaattggaggatgtttcaccgtgttatcacatatccttcaacgatggggaccctcaagaagatgaagatgtgaaagatgctccacctgaacttgaagaaggagtaaAGACGACAATTGATACCTTGAAAGAAGTTAACTTTGGCACCGAtgaagaaccaagacccacctacctaagtgctttactagaagctgatgaagagagaacttatattgagttactcaaggagttcaGGGACGTCttcgcttggagttacaaagagattccTGGCTTGGACacgaaagtagcagtccatcaccttgcagtcaaaaatggtgctcgccctgttaaacaagctcaaaggcattttaggccggacttggttcccttgattgaaaccgAAATTAACAAACTCATCGAAGATGGCTTTATTTGTGAAGTTAAATatccaacatgggtttcaagattgtccctgtaa